The Leptospira paudalimensis region ACTTTTGTGAATAAATCTGCATCCAATTGGAATAAGGATTCCATTTGTGTTCGGTAAGGTTCTCGTAAGGCAGTCTTCATACCACGACTTGAATTGTATGTGAGTTTGGAAAGGGATTCGGCAAACTTCATTGCTTCAGGATATAAATCATCGGCACTAAATAATTCATCCACAAGGCCAATTTCCTTGGCTTCTGGACCTTTGATTTGTTTTCCCGTAAAGAGTAAGTCGCGAGTGGCCTTTACTCCAACTAAGTCTTGCAATACGATGGTTGGAATCGAAGGAAAATTAAGACCTACAATTGCTTCTGAAAAACCAATCCTTCCTCCTTTGTCCACCATGTAACGGTAATCGGAAAACAAAGCAAAAACAGCACCTGCCGCCATACAATGACCATTGATCACTGCAATCGTTGGAACTGGAAAATGGAAATAGGTTTGTGCCGTTCTTAACAACTGTTCAACGGAACGTCTAACTTCAGATTCCGATTTTCCATACATGAGAGTGGGTTCAATCCCATTGGAAAAAAATTGTGTTTGTGCGGATGTGAATAATAAAACACGCAAGTTTGGGTTGTTTGCGTGTTTGTTTAAGATTTCTTGAAATGAAACAAAGGCTTCAAAATCAAATGTGTTCTTTTCATTGGACTGCATCTTGATTTCCAAGATGCGGTCTCCATGAAAGATCTCTGCAAAAGGAGTCATATTAACTGTTTT contains the following coding sequences:
- a CDS encoding enoyl-CoA hydratase/isomerase family protein, which translates into the protein MTPFAEIFHGDRILEIKMQSNEKNTFDFEAFVSFQEILNKHANNPNLRVLLFTSAQTQFFSNGIEPTLMYGKSESEVRRSVEQLLRTAQTYFHFPVPTIAVINGHCMAAGAVFALFSDYRYMVDKGGRIGFSEAIVGLNFPSIPTIVLQDLVGVKATRDLLFTGKQIKGPEAKEIGLVDELFSADDLYPEAMKFAESLSKLTYNSSRGMKTALREPYRTQMESLFQLDADLFTKVILSPDGQEGFLSLIEKRRPKFQT